One segment of Brassica napus cultivar Da-Ae chromosome C3, Da-Ae, whole genome shotgun sequence DNA contains the following:
- the LOC106388308 gene encoding 2,3-dimethylmalate lyase isoform X2 codes for MLLVLSSSNELGFLTVSPLLGFSISAARVGLPDKGLISYGEMVDQGQQITQAVSIPVIGDGGNGFGNAMNVKRTVKGYIKAGFAGIIINDQVSSGGGRGVVSREEAVMRVKAAVDTRRECGSDIVIVAQTDSREVISLEESFSRARAFTDAGADVLSVDSLVSREEMKSFCNVYPLVPKLANMLETGGKIPMLNPLEIEEIGYKLVAYPLSLIGVSIRAMQDALLAIKGGRIPPPGSMPSLEEIEEILGYDTYREEEKRYATSSSSDRGSSRRSVYGGNQRVVQDDSEQRVDPVVEVMIPEVVSNESRNPFSRIWSRSLRIKIIGRDGIEKLDVRIPAGFLEGVTNIVPALGGVNLKQLMDDAADEVGGKLLLDFKDTAGDRIQVFLE; via the exons TTAGGGTTCTCAATTTCAGCAGCTAGGGTTGGTTTACCTGATAAAGGACTCATTTCTTATGGAGAAATGGTTGACCAAGGTCAACAGATCACTCAGGCTGTATCCATTCCGGTGATTGGAGACGGTGGCAATGGGTTTGGTAACGCCATGAATGTTAAGAGAACAGTCAAGGGGTATATCAAAGCTGGATTTGCTGGAATCATAATCAACGATCAGGTTTCTAGTGGCGGCGGGAGAGGAGTGGTTTCTAGAGAGGAGGCAGTGATGCGTGTCAAAGCTGCGGTTGATACGCGTAGAGAGTGTGGTTCAGACATTGTCATTGTAGCTCAAACTGATTCTAGAGAAGTGATATCTCTGGAGGAATCGTTTAGTAGGGCGAGAGCTTTTACAGATGCTGGAGCAGATGTTCTCTCCGTTGATTCTCTGGTGTCTAGAGAAGAGATGAAATCATTCTGCAATGTCTATCCACTAGTTCCTAAACTG GCTAATATGCTTGAGACTGGTGGGAAAATTCCGATGCTAAACCCGCTTGAGATAGAAGAGATTGGATATAAGCTAGTTGCATATCCACTTTCCTTGATTGGGGTATCAATTCGAGCAATGCAG GACGCTCTATTGGCGATAAAGGGTGGTAGGATTCCTCCACCAGGAAGCATGCCTTCTTTAGAAGAAATTGAGGAGATTCTTGGCTATGACACATACCGTGAGGAAGAGAAGCGGTATGCTACATCCTCCTCATCTGATAGAG GGTCTAGCAGAAGAAGCGTATATGGTGGTAACCAACGAGTTGTGCAAGATGATTCAGAACAGAGAGTGGATCCGGTTGTTGAAGTCATGATACCTGAGGTGGTTTCTAATGAATCCAGAAACCCCTTTTCCAGAATCTGGTCAAGGTCTCTGAGGATCAAGATCATTGGACGTGATGGGATTGAGAAACTCGACGTCAGAATCCCG GCTGGATTCTTGGAAGGTGTCACCAATATTGTCCCAG CTTTAGGAGGCGTGAACCTGAAGCAATTGATGGACGATGCAGCTGATGAAGTCGGAGGGAAACTTCTGTTGGACTTTAAAGACACTGCTGGTGATAGAATCCAAGTCTTTTTGGAATGa